In Prionailurus viverrinus isolate Anna chromosome D1, UM_Priviv_1.0, whole genome shotgun sequence, the DNA window ACGCTCCAGGAGATGGAGGGCCGGGGATGTCCCGACGCTTCACAGGACAGATTCAACACTGTGTTCTCTTTCACCcacatcttcctttcctttgatGTCATCCACGGGGACCcttagagagggagggggacggGTGTGGCGGCCAACTCCGCtggcctgcctccccctccctgccagaGCATCCCGGGGCAGCCGGTGGCCTTTCGTCCTCGAAGAGCTCGAAACCACCCAGCCGGGGGTAGCTTCCCGGGCCGCCCGGTCTCTGCCCAGAGGGCCTCACCAAAAATGGCCACGCGGACCAGCTGAGTGCGGTTCAGGCCCGGGACGCTGGGCACGGAGGCCACGCAGCGGTAGCCTCCCCCCGCGTCTCGCTGCAGGTTGTGTAAGCGGAGCACGGGCCCCTTCTCCAGCACCTGGCCTGTCTGGGGTGAGAGAGGGGTCGGTGGGTCACTCACAGCCACACGGCCCCCCATGCCCCACAGCCCCAGGCCCGCCTGAGTACCTTTTCTCTCAGCCACCGGAACTCCAGGGCTCGGTTACTCTCTGCCTCACAGGTCAGGACGAGGCTGCCGCCCTCCCGACTCTCCGGGGCCGCAGGGCTCACCCGGACATCAGACACATCTGGGGACACGGCAAGGGCGTCAGCCTGGGCAAAATTCCCGCttgccccctgcctgctccccccaCCGCCGTCCGGGGCCCCGGGGCCCTCACAGTTCACCAGCAGCTCCTGTTGCTCGCTGGGCAGCGATGCCATGGTTTCCAGGTCCAGGCCCTGACACTGATAGAGCCCACTGTGCTCCTTCCGGGCGGACTCCAACACCAGGACCCCGTTGTCCTCGGTCGCCTTCTCCTCCATCTCCTGGGTGCTGGGGTTCTGGGGGAGAGCGAGGGGGTGAGCAGCGTGTGCCTCCAGCCGCTCTCGCAGCCCGTGTGCACCCAGCGCGGGCGCCCTCCGCACCTGCTTGCTGATggtgaagtggggtggggggttgccgTCAGCCAGACACCGGATTTCCACGCGGTCCCCTTCCTTCAGCACGCCCACGGGCTCCACTTCCAGCCACACTTTCTCCGCCGGGTCTATAGCACAGGGGGGGCACGGGGGGCATGGGGGCCGCGGCCGTCAGCCCACCAGCCGTCCCTGCGCTGGGGAGCGGCCGGACTTTTCCACCCGCCCCAGCCCAGGGCCGTATCGGGACTCACAGAAAACCGGGACGACGACTTCCCTGGACTCCTTCATGTGGTTCCCGCTGGGCAGCCGGTAGTTGAGCTCGCAGTAGAACTGGGCGTCTTTGTCTTCCTTAACCAGCTGGGCCTTTAGAACGCTCTGCAGGGTGTACAGACCGCTCGACTCGACGATCTGGGACGACTGAATGTGGACccctgggcagggaggaaggggagagaggctcGGCCTCGGCCCcgcctccgcccccaccccctggtcGCAGGGGCTGCCGGAGGGGGCTCCCGGAGGGACCCCGGGCTCCGCAGGAGGCCAGGCACCACGGGAGCCGCGACTCTTCACCTCTGAAGTTTTACTGCTCGTTATCCACCTGCTTCGCgggcgcgcacgcgcgcgcactcCAGGGCGCGTGCCAGGAATGCCACAGTGACTGACCGATGCCTCTCAGCAAACACTCCAGACGCCCACCCACGGGGGTAATGAACGGCCAGCCTGACTACACCATacccactggggggggggggggggttaagcaAAATAATCCGGTAGAGCTACACTGACGAAGCTGCAAAGGTTTCCAAGGCTCACCGTCAAAAGAAAAGTGATCTACCACGCAGAACCACCGAGATCAGGGGTTTCCCGACCTCGGTGCTGCCGAAGGGTCGGCGCAGAGATTTCTTTGTGGGGTGGGGCTGCCCCGTGCACTGTAGGCTGCCGACCGTCCCCCAGGTGCCATCACCACCATTCCCTTGGCGACAACCAGAAATACCTCCAGACAGCGCTAAACGTCCCGGAGGGAGGAGCAAAATGACCcctctttgagaaccactgatttagagaataaaaaatcaaaagccTACACGTGCCGAGACGTATCTCTGTATGTGTAAGGACCCAGAAACTGGCCGGAAAGAAcgaacactcaactgacagcAGAGATTACTTTCCGGGATGGGGCAAGAAGGGAATTTTCCTTCTAGATCTCCTGGGTCGTTTACATTCTCGCGAGAACGTTTTCAGGCCTCGCTTGTGTACTTCAAAAAACCAAGGTCCGACGAAAGGCAAGGTGGTGGCACCGTAAGCAGGGCCCTTAAGGGCTGATGGGGCTGCACTCAcgtttcttctcctccttcaggGGCCGCCCATTCTTGTACCAGATGACTTGAGGAACGGGGTACCCATTTCTCCCCACACAGGTAGCAACCTGAGGGGGACAGGCCGTGAGTCTCGCTGCCGCTCAGGCCCCGCCAGGCCCCGCCTGGCCACCCTGGCGTGGCTCACCTCCTCGGGCTCCTCGCTGTTGACTGAAATGCCCAAGGGATTGACCTGGATGGTCGGCTCCTCCGGGGCTTCTACAAGGGACGGAGAGGAGGGGCATGTGGGACCACACCGCTTCCCGCGACCCACGCCGCCCGCGAGGCACGGATGGGGCACTGACTGTAGACGTGGAGCTGGATTCGGTGCTCCTGGGACTGAGGGCGCTTGCCCTGGCACAGGAAGATGCGCTCGTCGTGGGGGGTGACGTGTGCCAGGGCCAGAGTAGTCCCTCTGTCCAGGAGGCTGAGCCGGTGCTGGTACTCGCCGGGTTCGCTCTGGCCCTGGCCCTTGCGCACGCGGAAGATGAGAGTAGGCTTCTCCTTGTGGACCTGAGGAGGGGTgacggaggggaggggagggtcctggggcTGCGGGAGGGGGAGAGCCTCCCACCCTGCCACCCTCTCCACGCACTCACAGAAAACCAGTCCACGTGGCTGAAGTTGCCCGGGGAGTGGGAGGGGCCGCACTTCAGAAGGGCTGTCCCGCCAACTTCCACCTCcaggggctccggggtggggggctccGCCTCTCCAGGCACAcctggggtgcgggggggggggacaccccAGCAGTGGTGTCAGCTCCAGCTGCTCCCCGtggcctcccctcccagcccgCTCCCTGCAGCTTTTCTTCCGGGAGAGGGCCCTGCCCTCCTGAGCCTCAACCCCTCTCTACCGGCTGCCCCAGGCCGCCCTCTCCCCCAGTTCAGGGGAGTCGAGGGGGACCGTCTCTGGTCATCGCAGGAGGAGACCCTGAGCACCAGGCACCTTCCAGATGAGGCTGGCAGAGGGGCAAGCCAGGCGGTGGGCCAAGAGGAAGGCCCCTTTCCTTCCAGGCCCCCTCCACTCCCAGTGAGCTCAGAGTGTGGGAATGCAAGGCATGTGCCAGGCTGGGGCACACAGGCCCCTTTGTGTCCCCACACCGCGGGGAAGACCTCACTACTCTGCCCCCCAAAAAAGCCCTCCCCAAATTTCCCACAAGACGCAGCGAGCCACCCCCGGCCAGAAGCTCCCATCTCGGGCTCCCAAAGCGGTACCTCCGTGGACATCCCACACGCTCAGGGGACCCCCAGCCTGGGAGTCTTGTGAGCACGAAGGGGTCAGAATGTCCCCCAGGGGTCAGGGTGAGGGCCAGGCAGTGAGCAAGAGTGACGTCAGTGGTGCCAGCGTGCTGCCTGCCCTGTGAGGAGGTGATGTCACTCAATACCATCTGGCTGGcctcagggatgcctgggttgtTGCCTTGGGCTGGCGCCCGGACAAGGAGGGCAGATGGAGCGGTCTTCAGCCCACAGCAGAGGCCTCGCTCTCGTCCCTGACTCCGTTTCCCCAGAGCTAGTGgagcggggcagggtggggctaGATTGGCTGCAGCTGTGGAGCCCAATTTAGCCCTTTCCCCAGAAACACAGTCAGCCTGGGAGGCAGCAGCCTGGGGTACCCCAGGGACACTGTAGGCACCGGGCATGAGGCCAGCGAGCTGGGTATTGCCtagccctccccttccccagccggACAGCGGCTGGGACCCGGGAAAGGGAGCCAAGAGAAACACGCGACACCGCTGCAGGCCATACAAGGGCAGCGTGGACCCGGGAGCGCCCGGCTCCCAGGCAGTTCCAGAGAAAAACTCCGAGGTGCAGGGGCGCTCTTCCCACCTGAACGTGGTCCCACTCCGGGAGGCGTAACAATTCTGGGCGCTTCCACCCTGGGCACCCTCGAGCCCTCGCTTCTGCCACCTGTGATCCCCTCACCCGGACAGGCGCGAGGCGACCCACgccgccccccagcccctgccaacgCCCTTGCTCGGGCGGGAGCCGccgtccctcccccgctcgctcacCTCCAGCCTGGCTCGGAGCCCAGGCCGGAGAGGAGGCGTCGGCGCGCCCCCTCCCGCTAAGCAAGCCGCCTTTTCCAGCAACAGGCGGGCGCAGGATCCGGGATTTGGGGATGCGCTCCAGCGGCGCCTCCCGCCGCCGCTCCAGCCGCGGGCCCCCAGAGTGGGCACCTGAGGCAAAGCTCTCCCCAGCTCCCCCGAGAGGCTCGGCTCCACCCCCTCCGGCTCCGGGCAGCAGCCTCCTCCCTGCGTCCTCCTCCCCGGGATACTCTAGGATCGAGGCTGCAAACTGGCCGCGAAGAAGAGTTGCACGCGCGCAAGGCGCCGGGAAGGAGGAGCGCACGCCCGGGCGCAAAGCCCCGACCGGCGCCGCGCCGCCGGCTCCGCTCCCCGGGCGCGCTCCGCCAAAGACCCCTGGCCCGGGCCGCTCGGGGGCGCGGGCCCCCTGCGAAGCCACTCACCCGCGGCGCGGCGACAGCAGCAGCAGGCGGCGAGCAGGAGGGCGCAGACAAGCCCGGACGGCCCCATGCTTCCCGGCCGGAGGGCGAGCGCCTAGTGAGCCAGCCGGCGGCGGCCGGGGGCTGACgtcaggggggcgggggagggggcccggcccgccccgccccgcgcagccccccgcccccgccgccgctcCACGGGGGCGGGCCCGGAGCTGCGCGGAGCCGCGCGCCCGGCTAGGCCGGGCCCGGCGCCCAGCCCCCTTGCCGGCTCGGGTCCGGCGAGGGGGCAGTGACAGGTGTCTCGAGGCCGGGCTGACTGGCCGAGGCGGCGGCTACGGGAGGTCGGCCCGGACGCCCCGAGTCACGCCGGCTCAGAACCGGCGGCGCTCGGCCCCGCTCGGCCCCTACCGGGACGGCCGGGCGGAGGAGCAGCAGACCAGGTCCTCCGGCGCCCCGCTGGGGGCCTCCCGTGCAGGCGCCTCtgcccgcctcctcctcctccaccccgcCGGACCCCTGCCACCGAGAAACCGGCCGGCCGCGGCGGCTTCCCAGAAATATTGCACCACTGCGGCTGCCGCCGGCCTGACACTACCCCCAAAGCCTCGCACACCCCCAAGCCTCGCAGTGCTGGTCGCTTTGAGGGAAGAGCCCCGGGCCGGGGCCCGCAGACCCGGAGGTACCCGCACTGAGGAGTGGAGACGGTGCCCCGTGGGCTCCCCCTTCGAACCCAAGCCCCCGCAAGTCTGAAGAGCGGAAGAGGGAGGGGGGCTGAATTCACAGCCCCAAGGCTTTCACACGGAACCGAGTCCGGGCCTTGAAGATTCTGCTTTTGCCCTCTTCACTCAATGAGCCCAGCTGGGGCTCAGTTTCCCCTCTCCTgaataaagaaaagagggagaaggaagggttCATGGGTGCGACGTCTGCAGTTGACCTCTGAAAACCTGTTGCTGTCCTGATGGTTGAAAGGACCCCCTGAAGCAGggctttccccacccccctccccaccgcccttCACCACCACCAACAGCACAACCCCAGGCCCCCTGTGGACTGGCTCCGCAGCTGGGGGTGGAAGCGTGGAGGGGGAATCAGGTCTGATCGCAGGCAGCCCTCCACACAGCAAGCTCCCCCTCTTCCCACACCCAGGTCTTCTGGCCCCTTGAACTCCGGCTCTGGGGAGTGGGATGGGCTCCTGCCTCTTAGAGACCCCAGCATCACATCTGCTGGGACTCCAGGGAGAGGGTCAAATAGAGGTCTGGATTTGGGGTGGAGGCCGGTCGCCTGGCAGAGCAGCCTCTCAGcgggctgggggaggagcagcgTGAGGCAGCAAACGCTAGAGATGGGCAGGTGACTTGAGAGAATGCTCTGGGCTGGTATTTTGATGACGCAGAGATGACTGGCAAACCACATGAGCCTCGGTTTTTTGGAACCTTGCtgacccctcctctcccttcatCAGTCTCCAGCCAGATGCAATGCCAAGCCGGCCAGGGCAGGGGCATGGGGCCTGGAGCCTAGGGGGAGAGGCCAAGCGGAGGACCGGAGGACCGTGGCTCCGCATCCCCCAGGAGTGAATGTATGGACTGGCCCCGGGGCCCAGAGTGGAATGGATGAGTTTGTTCGGCTACGGGGGAAGGAGCAGGAATGGCTGAAGGATGCTgtttgcctcccccaccccacaagcCAGAGCTGGGCAGGGAGCTCCgcttccccgcccccactcccttcccttcACTTAACACCATTAACTAATCATTCTCCTCTCCGCCTGAAAACAAAGCCAGCTAGCCACCAAGGACAGTCAGTTCAGAATTCTTCTTCCGCCCTGAGCAGAGTGCAGCCAGGTGGGGGTAGAGGAGCTGCCTCAGCGTCGAAGGGGAAATGAGGTTAGAGCCCAGGGTGACATCCTTTCCCAGTGTGGCTCCACCAAACATGCGCAAAGGCTGTCCTTTAAGGAAGCCGGCAGCCTGGGGGCGACCTGGGCTGCCAGGGAGTGGGTGGTAGAGGTCAGGGGGCAGGCAGCTTTGGGATGGGCTCATGATGGGGGCACTTTGAGATTCCAAACCAAAGAGAGATCAGAACCTTGGAGAGGATGCAAAGGGGCACGGAAACAAGAAGAAAGGGCAGTGAAAGGCAGGAGAACAGGGTAGAGAGAACAGAAGGTGGAGAGTATCAGCCCTCCGGCTCCTCGAAGATGCCAGAAAGTGGGGCTGCAGTAatggcagggaagagagaaggcagcagaggaagaACTTTCAGCAAGAGAGGACTGTGACCCAGCTGGAGAGGGATCAAGGAGGCGGTGGCCACGGGCAGAGACACCTGGGCTGTGTTGGAAGCAGCTTTACTCGAATGTAGGCCAAGACAAAAAGAAGCCCAGGACCAGAGTCCGAATTCTTTGTCTATTTCTCTCCAGAAGGAAGGGGTAGGAAGGCTGCTTTCCTCCACCCCCATGATAGGCCCAGGCGACTCGGAGATGAGGGGTCCCGCCGTGTAGAATGTCCTCTTCGTGTCTCCCTGGCATGGGTCTGACCAcaggcagagaaactgaggctgggtgGGGTGGTGGCCATGGTCGGGTCTCCCGGGTGGGTGGGGCTTTCGTTTCAGGATAAGTTAAAGTGGAGAAGAGTGAGGCCCCGGCCGCAGTGTAGCGGATGGGGAGATAAAAAGACAGGGATGGGCCTGGCCCAAGGGGCCACCGGGGCAGGATTCTAACCTAGGAGTCCTCTCTCAGCACAGTGGGCACGGTGGCCCTTCCACCCAACCCTCTAGCTGAGGGGCTTGACTGGGAGGAAGATAGGAGAAGGGCGGGCTGGGCGGAGGAAGGAAGCTGATAAAGACAAGTTTGCAGCTGCAATGAGGAAGgaactgggggtggagggggggcagCCCAGCAATCTTGGCAATTATGGAGGCTGGGGAACCCCCTGGCCTGGCCAGAGAATAGGGTCCAGTTTGAGTgtttggaggggaagggaggggaattTTTCCAGAATGGGGGTCTGAGTTGGGAGGAGACCGCATTGAGGGAGTGGAAAATAGggtgggaagagggtggggggcGGTAGTTGCTGAAGACATCATCAGGCCAGGAAACCGGATACTGGGGGGCTGGGTTGGAAGATGTGGGGGAAGAGGTTGAATGGGGGGAAGCAGCCCCTATCCTGGCCGGACGCAGTCTCACATGTCCTTTGCACCTGAcccagggcaggaggaaggaggtgcAGCTTGGATTGAGGTGTGCCCCCAGAaaggcaggggaagaggagggtgaCTTGGgcgtgggggatgggaggggctaTTTTTAAACTTGGAAAACCTTGAGTGAGTTCATCTCCACCCTGAGTGCTGGAGGCGGCAAAGGCCCCATTGTACAGGGGTCTAGAGaaggggagcggggcgggggtgAGTGGCACAATGGCAAGAATTATGTTGGAGCCGGCAGGGCAAgcggagggcgggggaggggactCCTCGTCACAGCTGGCCTACTGAACTCCGGGTCGGCCTAGGCTGGGGCTTGGAAGGGGGGGAGGGTTCCACTCTCACAAAGCCCCCTGTGGGGGAGCTGGGGTCTCTGGCATCCGGTGGTGGTCcatcctggggagggggctgcgggTGGGATTCCCACAGCCTGGCTTTCCCAGGGACTGCACGGCCTGTTCCCAGGCTCCCAGCATTCCAGAGACTCCCCTGGGAGCCGCTGGCCTCTCTTCTCAGCCCCCTGTCTGCTGGCagtggggggagagaaggagaaagaggatgtgGATGCATAGGGACGCTTCCTGGGGACTAGGGACCCTTCCACCAGAATGGAGGGGGGCTGCCCTCCCATCCCAACCCCGCTAAGGCCTCTGAATGGTGACTGTCCCTGTCCTCTCCGACCCCAGGGGCCTCTCCACGTTGGCGGCCCTCCAGCACCCAGGCCTCGGCCCGGGGGAGCCCGCCGGGCGTCCCAGGAGCCCTGCTCTCGGGGTCTCGCCCAGCGGGGGCCGCGGGAGGCGGGGCATCCGGCGCCGCTCGCACCAACCCAAACATTACCTTAAATGCTCAGGCGGCAGCCGCGGGCCGGGGAGGGGCTCTGGGCGGGGGCCCGGGAGCTCTCCGGAAGCCCCAGTCGGTCCCTAGGCCTTTCCCAGAGCGCAGCCGGCAGCCGTGATTCAGTCCAGTACCCCACCCGCCCCCCTCGCGCTGGAAAGTAGGAGCGGGAAGTAGAATTGGGGGAGTGGGTGGAGAGAGCCGAGGCTGCATGGGGAGCCCCAGGGGGCCGCCTCCTGGGCGCGCAGCTACCTCGGATCAAGGAAAGAGTAGGACCCTCCAGCCAGGGTTTCAGCCTCGGGACAGGAGTGGGGGTTTCTGGGTCTCTCTCTAGCTCTGCAATACCCACTCCTGTTAGCTGTGATAAGAGGGCCTCCTTGCacatccccttcccctccccccctcccccgaatCCTGGATCTCAGTTCTCTGGCTTCTGAGGCCcctgctgcttcctcctcccaTCCTAAATTTGGAGAAGGGAGCAAGTTGgtagggtgggggggagggcatggGAGCAGGATGCTGGAGCTTACACCTCTCCCCCTCAGGGAAGTTCACATCCGCTCCCCAAAATACCACCACCTAGAAATGTCCCCAGAGGGCTGTTTACATTTGACTTTGAGTTGTCCCTGAGAAAAGGCCAGCTAATCTAACTGCAGAGAGACCTAAGGGGGACCCAGGCACACCACCAGGGTCTCCTGGCCTTCTCTTCCAGGCGActtctgcattttgttttcccCTCCTTCCACACAGACCTGTGAGCCACCTGGGAGGAGCCCTGGAGGTGGGGACCTGTGATCCCCACTGTGGTTGACACAGCTGAccttggaggagaggagagaggaggaaagagaagaggggaggcaCGCCTGGAGactgctccctgcctccctgtgccACACCCCTGTGGCTGGAGGATGAACACAGAATTTGGAGTCAGGAAAAAGCCCCAGACTAGGTTTAAGACTGGGGCTGCACTCCCCCGTGGCATCTTCCCTTTGCGTCCCTCTCAACTTTGGTCTCAAACCGCTGACTGTGGGTGGCTTTGAGACAGCCCTGCCACTTCGTTAACTAATCTTGGGCAAGTGACCAAACCAGTGACTGTTCAGAGGGGACACGGCAGTGCTCAGAATGAGGGAAGAAGCCACTCATATCTAATATATGGTGCTTTACAACTTGGACGTTTCACATCAAGATCATTTTTATCACCAGTATTTATCTTGATCtttgcaaaaaaatgaaaaaaactgaagaagagtgacatgatcaaggggtgcctgagtggctcagttggttaagcatctctttttttttaagtttttttattttgaaagcgagagagagagcacgagcaggaaaggagcagagagagagggaaagagagaatcccaagcaatctccgcaccatcagtgtggatggaacctgatgtagggctcgaactcacagaccatgagatcatgaactgatctgaaactaagagctgatgcttaacggactgagccaccagctgctccccacccccccttttttaagtttagcgtctgactcttgatttcagctcaggtgatgatctcaaggttcatgggtttgagacccctgcttgggattctctctccttctctctctctgccccctcctcccccccaaaataaataaattttaaaaacttaaaaaaaaaaagagtgacatgATCTAAACTCACACAGCCTGTGAGCAatgggaatacacacacacacacatatatatatatatatctatctatatatatatatatatatatatatcttactgtggtaaaatacacataccataaaattcacccttttaatcATTCCAATtgtgcaattcagtggcattaagtacattcccaATGTTATCCAATCATCAACACTGCCTACTTCCAGAACTTTCTGACCGCCTCAAGGAACTAAACTTTGAACCAAGActactcgaactcacaaaccagtgTGCTATACTTGTAACAATTTACAGCTGAATTAAGTAAGCCTATAATGGAAACAAAGGCAGTGGATTGAGGAGCACTGAATTCGGACGTATAAACAGGATGTTCAACAGGGATTCAGAAAAGGGAACATCCATGTGAACCTCTGCCTGCACTAGCCAGGAAAGTCTTTCTGGAACAGTGGAGGCTTCTGTGAAGAGTCTGGTTTTAGAGAGGGAACAGTGAGGAGAGATCTTTCCAGGCAGGGCGGGTGGCAGGAGCAAGGGGAGGGCTGGGACTGAAAGGGAGGCTAGCAGATGGGGCAAGTATATCTGCTTTCATTTCCATTATAGGTTTATTTGGAGTGCCTTGAGGAGAGTTTTAGCCACTACCATCACCTGTCGGCATCACCTTTACATAAACAGCTGGTGCCCAAGAAAGAGTGTTACATGGCTAGATATTCAGCCGGGTAGAAGGTGCGTAACGTGTGAGTTTGGACAGATGGGGTGGAGTTAGGTCCTAGGGGAAGGACTGGATCTTAAGAGACAGTAGGCAATCGGGAGCCACTGCGGGTTCTTGAGCAATGGCAACCGATGTGATGCGATTGGAACTCAAGATTAGAGGGCCTGTTTCTTCTTTGCCCGAGAGCGCCCCCTGGTGCCCCTAGTTTGAATTGTTTCCCTCATCTTCTGGAGTAGGTGGGAGGAACTGGGATTGAGAAGCAGGACTGATGAGTTGGAGAAGCCAGACTCTAGGGCCACATTCCAATTCATCCTGAGTGATAACAGCAGGGAAGTCGAAATCAAGGAGATGTGTGGACAGAGAGGGCTTGAtgtgaaggaaaaaggcattgtgGTGGTTTCCTTGTCCGCCCCATCGTTCTGGGCAGGATATTGGGTGTCAGGTACTAAGGTGGAGCTGGAGGTAggatgatcattttttttttttaatgttcatttatttttgagagagagagagacagagcacaagcaggagaggggcagagagagaaggagacacagaatccaaagcaggctccaggctcccacccgttagcacagagccccaagcggggcttgaacccacgaaccgtgagatcatgacctgagctgaagtcgggcgcttaatcgactgagccacccagacgccctggtAGGATGATAAGTAAGACAGGATCCATGTTCTTGAGGAAATTCTACTCTACTGAGGGAAACACACAAGTCAACAGTTATAATACGACGTGCCAAGTGCTTGAGCGCAAATATGCACACAGAGCAGTTACTGAACCCGGCCTGAGGTTGTCAAAGAAGGCCGCCTAGATGAGTTCACACCTAGCTTCATTTTAACCATGATAGTAGGTAACCAGGGGACGGGGTGTGGCGTGTGCTGTTTAAAGTGTgacctggggggggcgggggggcgcttGACTGGGTCGATTGGTGGAGCCAGCGACcctcgatctcggggttgtgagttcgagccccacactgggtgtagagatgacttcaAGATAAAATCTTTACAGTGTGACCTAGCATGCTGTGTGCAGGTGACTACTGGCAGTTGGTTAGTATCCTGCAAGGGAAGGATGAGTTTCCTGAGGGATGAGGCCAGATTACAGAGGATTTGTAAACTACGGGAAATTATCTAGAGCAACAGGGTGCCTTGTGAAAGCTGCGATCACGGAAGCATCCGCAGACGGGTGTAGATGTTATCAGCGCTCAGGCCCCAGAGGGACAGAATGAGAAGCCCCACTTTCTAAGGTCCTGTTTCCCTTCTCAGGTCCATCCTTTCCCCTGTGACTGAGGTTGGAAACATCCAGTCCCTTCTGGGGAGGCAGTCTCCACACACGGGTTggccttattttaattttccacaaGCCGATTTATCTGATCATGAGAGACCCTCGCTATAGCGAAAGATGAGTGTTGGGGGGGGCCCTCTTCCCTTATGTCACCCCCATGTGACTGAGACCCTCTTGGGAGCCTCTGTTCCTTCCCATATCCAACTTGAAGTGGGGTTCACTTTCTGAGCCCCCTCTACACAATCCTTAAA includes these proteins:
- the MCAM gene encoding cell surface glycoprotein MUC18 isoform X2, which codes for MGPSGLVCALLLAACCCCRRAAGVPGEAEPPTPEPLEVEVGGTALLKCGPSHSPGNFSHVDWFSVHKEKPTLIFRVRKGQGQSEPGEYQHRLSLLDRGTTLALAHVTPHDERIFLCQGKRPQSQEHRIQLHVYKAPEEPTIQVNPLGISVNSEEPEEVATCVGRNGYPVPQVIWYKNGRPLKEEKKRVHIQSSQIVESSGLYTLQSVLKAQLVKEDKDAQFYCELNYRLPSGNHMKESREVVVPVFYPAEKVWLEVEPVGVLKEGDRVEIRCLADGNPPPHFTISKQNPSTQEMEEKATEDNGVLVLESARKEHSGLYQCQGLDLETMASLPSEQQELLVNYVSDVRVSPAAPESREGGSLVLTCEAESNRALEFRWLREKTGQVLEKGPVLRLHNLQRDAGGGYRCVASVPSVPGLNRTQLVRVAIFGSPWMTSKERKMWVKENTVLNLSCEASGHPRPSISWSVDGTAHEQDQDPQSVLSVLNVLVTPELLETGAECVASNFLGRNTTTIFLELDSNRTTGLSTSTVSPYSRANSTSTEKKLPEPESKGVAIVAVTVCVLVLAVLGAVLYFFYKKGKLPCGRSGKQEITLPPSRKSEFVVEVKSDKLPEEMGLLQGSTGDKRAPGDQGEKYIDLRH
- the MCAM gene encoding cell surface glycoprotein MUC18 isoform X1 → MGPSGLVCALLLAACCCCRRAAGVPGEAEPPTPEPLEVEVGGTALLKCGPSHSPGNFSHVDWFSVHKEKPTLIFRVRKGQGQSEPGEYQHRLSLLDRGTTLALAHVTPHDERIFLCQGKRPQSQEHRIQLHVYKAPEEPTIQVNPLGISVNSEEPEEVATCVGRNGYPVPQVIWYKNGRPLKEEKKRVHIQSSQIVESSGLYTLQSVLKAQLVKEDKDAQFYCELNYRLPSGNHMKESREVVVPVFYPAEKVWLEVEPVGVLKEGDRVEIRCLADGNPPPHFTISKQNPSTQEMEEKATEDNGVLVLESARKEHSGLYQCQGLDLETMASLPSEQQELLVNYVSDVRVSPAAPESREGGSLVLTCEAESNRALEFRWLREKTGQVLEKGPVLRLHNLQRDAGGGYRCVASVPSVPGLNRTQLVRVAIFGSPWMTSKERKMWVKENTVLNLSCEASGHPRPSISWSVDGTAHEQDQDPQSVLSVLNVLVTPELLETGAECVASNFLGRNTTTIFLELGTGLVRPRCGGCGLVLFLTHLSIRLTTDSNRTTGLSTSTVSPYSRANSTSTEKKLPEPESKGVAIVAVTVCVLVLAVLGAVLYFFYKKGKLPCGRSGKQEITLPPSRKSEFVVEVKSDKLPEEMGLLQGSTGDKRAPGDQGEKYIDLRH
- the MCAM gene encoding cell surface glycoprotein MUC18 isoform X3, which produces MGPSGLVCALLLAACCCCRRAAGVPGEAEPPTPEPLEVEVGGTALLKCGPSHSPGNFSHVDWFSVHKEKPTLIFRVRKGQGQSEPGEYQHRLSLLDRGTTLALAHVTPHDERIFLCQGKRPQSQEHRIQLHVYKAPEEPTIQVNPLGISVNSEEPEEVATCVGRNGYPVPQVIWYKNGRPLKEEKKRVHIQSSQIVESSGLYTLQSVLKAQLVKEDKDAQFYCELNYRLPSGNHMKESREVVVPVFYPAEKVWLEVEPVGVLKEGDRVEIRCLADGNPPPHFTISKQNPSTQEMEEKATEDNGVLVLESARKEHSGLYQCQGLDLETMASLPSEQQELLVNYVSDVRVSPAAPESREGGSLVLTCEAESNRALEFRWLREKTGQVLEKGPVLRLHNLQRDAGGGYRCVASVPSVPGLNRTQLVRVAIFGSPWMTSKERKMWVKENTVLNLSCEASGHPRPSISWSVDGTAHEQDQDPQSVLSVLNVLVTPELLETGAECVASNFLGRNTTTIFLELDSNRTTGLSTSTVSPYSRANSTSTEKKLPEPESKGVAIVAVTVCVLVLAVLGAVLYFFYKKGKLPCGRSGKQEMERNTSI